From the Gallaecimonas mangrovi genome, one window contains:
- the priC gene encoding primosomal replication protein PriC, whose protein sequence is MHAIDGLNRLQHTLSELRQLAQKADGLRAKEGKLAKNPNRALFLEGLFRQKGRAFEPYVDELQQSLDELQQQAENLSQRAITARLEHFETRFTALNRAIRQQRLTDDTGANVRPILNAVVGRYRPLYEKLKEYKDYERRLDQKIRQLKNDSFMTMQHQAEILRQYQRLGRCRQAITELEERLESLEATWRQ, encoded by the coding sequence ATGCATGCCATCGACGGTTTAAACCGTTTACAACATACCCTTAGTGAACTTCGCCAACTGGCGCAAAAGGCTGATGGTCTGCGCGCTAAAGAAGGTAAGCTCGCCAAAAACCCTAACCGGGCTCTCTTTCTTGAAGGGCTTTTTCGGCAAAAAGGCCGCGCCTTTGAACCTTATGTTGATGAGCTGCAGCAAAGCCTTGATGAGTTGCAGCAGCAAGCAGAAAACCTTAGCCAACGCGCCATTACCGCTCGCCTGGAACATTTTGAAACGCGCTTTACCGCCCTTAACCGCGCTATTCGCCAGCAACGGTTAACCGACGATACCGGTGCCAATGTACGCCCTATTCTGAACGCCGTTGTTGGTCGCTACCGGCCCCTATATGAAAAACTCAAAGAATATAAAGACTACGAACGTCGTCTTGACCAAAAAATTCGTCAGTTAAAAAATGACAGCTTCATGACAATGCAACATCAGGCTGAAATACTCCGCCAGTACCAACGCTTGGGGCGCTGCCGCCAGGCGATCACTGAATTGGAAGAACGTCTGGAGTCCCTTGAGGCTACCTGGAGGCAATAA